One part of the Acidobacteriota bacterium genome encodes these proteins:
- a CDS encoding MotA/TolQ/ExbB proton channel family protein encodes MLTGEGVSFGIYDIAKSLTIPGWGVIITLLFQSVYMIAVGIERWLTYSKAKAQSRQYAPKVAQALKNSNIDEAINIGDKHKDSHLAMVVSSGLKEFAAHQGNTDISADEMEASKRALERAIAVKTAELKRGLSGLATVGSTAPFVGLFGTVVGIIGAFQALKTNESAGIGAVGGAIAEALVATAFGILVAIPAVWLFNYFTSKVTSFGVEMENSASELVDYFIKQRAKSLRG; translated from the coding sequence ATGCTTACCGGCGAGGGCGTTTCGTTCGGTATTTACGATATCGCAAAGAGCCTTACAATTCCCGGCTGGGGCGTTATCATCACTCTGCTGTTTCAGTCGGTCTACATGATCGCGGTCGGTATCGAACGCTGGCTTACATACAGCAAAGCGAAGGCTCAATCCCGTCAGTATGCACCTAAAGTCGCACAGGCACTTAAGAACAGCAACATTGACGAGGCCATCAACATCGGCGACAAGCACAAAGATTCACATCTCGCGATGGTCGTTTCGTCGGGTTTGAAAGAATTCGCTGCTCATCAGGGCAACACGGATATTTCGGCTGATGAAATGGAAGCTTCGAAGCGTGCTCTTGAGCGAGCGATCGCTGTTAAGACCGCCGAACTCAAACGCGGCCTCTCGGGACTCGCAACTGTCGGTTCGACCGCTCCGTTCGTCGGACTGTTCGGTACGGTCGTCGGTATCATCGGTGCTTTCCAGGCTCTTAAAACCAACGAATCAGCCGGTATCGGTGCGGTTGGTGGTGCTATCGCCGAAGCTCTCGTCGCTACCGCTTTTGGTATCCTCGTGGCAATTCCGGCCGTTTGGCTCTTCAACTACTTCACAAGCAAGGTAACGAGCTTTGGTGTGGAAATGGAGAACTCGGCTTCGGAACTGGTTGACTACTTTATTAAACAGCGTGCAAAGTCACTACGCGGCTAA